The following proteins are encoded in a genomic region of Amycolatopsis sulphurea:
- a CDS encoding transposase, whose translation MGEDRVAAHKKSARRRGAVICFQDESGFSLLPVVRSTWAPRGQTPVLTHRFSWKRMSMAGVLAYQPDRSQATFVFQTRHGAYNTESLIEFLTDLREHLGGQPATLIWDGLPAHRSAAMTAWLATQPRWLRVEPPPGYAHDLNPMEMMWGNVKAIELANLCPDTIDEAQAAAVTGLERVGSSYELCFAFLDHTGPSL comes from the coding sequence ATGGGCGAGGACCGAGTGGCCGCGCATAAAAAAAGCGCCCGGCGCCGGGGAGCCGTGATCTGCTTTCAGGACGAGAGCGGGTTCTCGCTGTTGCCGGTGGTCAGGTCGACCTGGGCGCCACGCGGCCAGACTCCGGTGTTGACCCACCGGTTTTCCTGGAAGCGGATGTCGATGGCCGGCGTGCTGGCCTACCAGCCCGACCGCAGCCAGGCCACGTTCGTGTTCCAGACCCGCCACGGCGCCTACAACACCGAATCGTTGATCGAGTTCCTCACCGACCTGCGGGAGCATCTGGGCGGGCAACCGGCCACGTTGATCTGGGACGGGCTGCCCGCGCACCGCTCGGCGGCCATGACGGCGTGGCTGGCCACCCAGCCGCGATGGTTGCGGGTCGAGCCACCGCCCGGATACGCGCACGACCTCAACCCGATGGAAATGATGTGGGGCAACGTGAAAGCGATCGAGTTGGCCAACCTGTGCCCGGACACGATCGATGAGGCCCAGGCCGCCGCCGTGACCGGCCTGGAGCGGGTGGGCAGCAGCTATGAGCTGTGCTTCGCTTTCCTTGACCATACCGGCCCTTCCCTCTGA
- a CDS encoding winged helix-turn-helix domain-containing protein — protein MRAAAMFDRGQRQVDVVTELGVSAQTASRWYRAWAGGGRPALAGTGRAGRLPRLSDKQIAEVAVALKKGPKDNGFSTDMWTLARVVEVIEQVTGVRYSITQTWAILRERLGWSSQRPARRAVERDDEAIDKWARTEWPRIKKAPGAGEP, from the coding sequence ATGCGGGCTGCGGCGATGTTCGATCGCGGCCAGCGGCAGGTCGACGTGGTGACGGAACTGGGAGTCTCGGCACAAACGGCCTCCCGCTGGTACCGGGCATGGGCCGGGGGTGGGCGCCCAGCGCTGGCTGGCACCGGTCGTGCCGGACGGTTGCCCAGGCTCTCCGACAAGCAGATAGCCGAGGTGGCCGTCGCACTGAAGAAAGGACCGAAGGACAACGGGTTTTCCACCGACATGTGGACGTTGGCGCGGGTAGTCGAGGTGATCGAACAGGTCACCGGGGTGCGGTACTCCATCACCCAGACCTGGGCCATCCTGCGTGAACGGTTGGGCTGGAGCAGCCAGCGCCCTGCTCGCCGCGCGGTCGAACGCGATGACGAAGCCATCGATAAATGGGCGAGGACCGAGTGGCCGCGCATAAAAAAAGCGCCCGGCGCCGGGGAGCCGTGA
- a CDS encoding RHS repeat-associated core domain-containing protein: MSYQAREITRNDSPYYRKIFNTAAELSGSTVTATTLTGGLDQVFARTAGGGTQSLLTDRLGSTVAVSDGNGAVTGEYTYQPFGGTTLTGTDGANPTRFAGREDEGGGLYYNRARYYSTGEQRFLSRDPLGFGGGDSNLYAYVTNRPTDLVDPLGTKPRDQSLSGAGRSSMGGWDPTDGFDAGPADNYTAAGHGVRYGAGKTAVGSDRATMNNFANVRNIGMHDVFGHGTRNGFSRFDGETTNAGQFVDAIRANPSYQSGQSCRLIVCHSGVSGVGQQVSDELGVPVLAPNGRVGISKVSEAGVEPQVQYNAGWTWIFPKG, translated from the coding sequence TTGTCCTACCAGGCAAGAGAGATCACCCGCAACGACTCACCCTATTACCGAAAGATCTTTAATACTGCTGCCGAGCTGTCTGGCTCCACCGTCACTGCTACGACCCTTACCGGTGGCCTGGATCAGGTCTTTGCGCGGACTGCTGGGGGTGGCACGCAGTCGCTGCTGACTGATCGTCTCGGCAGCACCGTCGCTGTATCGGATGGCAATGGCGCGGTGACGGGGGAGTATACGTATCAGCCCTTTGGCGGTACTACGCTCACCGGGACCGATGGTGCGAACCCGACTCGGTTCGCCGGCCGCGAGGATGAGGGGGGTGGGCTTTACTACAACCGCGCCCGGTATTACTCGACTGGTGAGCAGCGGTTCCTCAGCCGTGACCCGCTGGGGTTCGGTGGGGGCGATAGCAACCTCTACGCGTACGTTACGAACCGGCCGACTGATCTGGTCGATCCCCTCGGGACGAAGCCCCGGGACCAATCGCTCTCCGGCGCAGGGCGATCCAGCATGGGGGGCTGGGATCCCACCGATGGTTTCGACGCAGGGCCGGCCGACAACTACACTGCGGCAGGGCACGGGGTCCGGTACGGAGCTGGCAAAACTGCAGTAGGGAGTGACCGTGCGACCATGAACAACTTTGCCAATGTCCGCAATATCGGAATGCACGACGTCTTCGGTCACGGTACGAGAAATGGGTTCTCGAGATTTGACGGAGAGACGACCAATGCTGGACAGTTTGTCGACGCTATTCGGGCGAACCCTTCCTATCAAAGCGGTCAATCATGTCGTCTAATCGTTTGTCATTCCGGTGTATCGGGCGTTGGACAGCAGGTATCCGACGAGCTCGGTGTCCCGGTGCTCGCGCCGAATGGCCGGGTCGGGATCAGTAAAGTAAGTGAGGCAGGGGTCGAGCCGCAGGTGCAATACAATGCTGGTTGGACGTGGATTTTCCCGAAAGGATGA
- a CDS encoding transposase, with protein sequence MYHTTGLTIEQITDLCGLVDMDTTAEQRRWPPILGLFNSAVIALTYMRCNRVQAELAEAYEVSQPTISRAITGMTPLIERVLRKFVPTADELDDQTQYIVDGTLLPCWSWADRPELYSGKHKTTGMNVQIACTLDGRLAWISDPIEGRRHDTYCLKESGALLTLNPDNWMGDKGYVGNYMLTPIKKPKHRKLLDWEKEFNTQINKIRYVIEQTIANVKTWRILHADYRRPIETFAETISTVIALHFYAAA encoded by the coding sequence ATGTATCATACCACTGGACTTACCATCGAGCAGATCACCGACCTGTGCGGGTTGGTCGACATGGATACCACAGCTGAGCAGCGTAGGTGGCCACCGATTCTGGGCCTGTTCAACTCGGCGGTGATCGCGCTGACATACATGCGATGCAATCGGGTTCAGGCCGAACTGGCGGAAGCGTACGAGGTATCTCAACCGACAATCAGTCGTGCGATCACCGGAATGACGCCTCTGATAGAACGTGTTCTCAGGAAGTTCGTGCCGACGGCGGACGAATTGGACGACCAGACGCAGTACATCGTGGACGGAACCCTGCTGCCGTGCTGGTCATGGGCCGATCGCCCGGAGCTGTACTCCGGCAAGCACAAGACGACCGGCATGAACGTACAGATCGCTTGCACCCTTGACGGACGACTCGCGTGGATCTCCGATCCCATCGAAGGACGCCGGCACGACACGTACTGCCTGAAGGAATCCGGGGCGCTTCTGACTCTGAATCCGGACAACTGGATGGGCGACAAAGGATACGTGGGAAATTATATGCTCACCCCGATCAAGAAGCCGAAGCACCGCAAGCTCTTGGACTGGGAGAAGGAATTCAACACCCAGATCAACAAGATTCGCTACGTCATCGAGCAGACCATCGCCAACGTCAAAACCTGGAGGATCCTGCACGCCGACTACCGACGGCCCATTGAGACCTTCGCGGAAACCATCTCAACGGTAATCGCTCTGCACTTCTATGCGGCTGCCTGA
- a CDS encoding Dyp-type peroxidase yields the protein MAWIAGERTVWWKTKISRRTLLGSSLTATAASGAACSQAAVEPRQRRVRGQGGVVTPPPKATVLSAFDLQVPDKAGLAELFERMSRVPATNAEVTLAVGASLFDGRFGLSKQKPRRLSEMPGFPNDVLDPARCGGDLLVQVCATDAQTAREAAEHIKMAAGVSPKWSINGFRDENSNTADGRPSTRDLFGFREGAGNPDPRDTELMDRLVWVQPGGDEPAWAVGGTYQVVRLIRFAPSLWDAESVARQEAVIGRRRSDGAPLGQAGETAAFDYANDQSGQTIALDAHIRRANPRTPGTEEHRILRRGYSYRLDGAERDEGLVFICFQQDLERGFATVQRRLSGQALDKYVLPFGGGYFFVLPGASGRDGDHLGKALLAAADA from the coding sequence ATGGCTTGGATTGCCGGGGAGCGTACCGTGTGGTGGAAGACCAAAATCTCGCGAAGAACCCTCCTGGGATCCTCGCTCACGGCGACTGCCGCCAGCGGGGCGGCGTGTTCACAGGCCGCGGTCGAGCCGCGCCAACGGCGGGTACGGGGGCAGGGTGGTGTGGTCACTCCTCCTCCCAAAGCGACAGTGCTCTCGGCCTTTGATCTGCAAGTGCCGGACAAGGCGGGTTTGGCAGAGCTGTTCGAGCGTATGAGCCGAGTACCGGCGACGAACGCAGAAGTGACCCTGGCAGTCGGCGCATCGCTGTTCGACGGCCGGTTCGGGCTCAGTAAACAGAAGCCGCGTCGGCTGAGTGAAATGCCGGGGTTTCCCAACGACGTCCTCGATCCTGCGCGGTGCGGCGGCGACTTGCTCGTGCAAGTGTGCGCCACGGACGCACAGACGGCGCGCGAAGCGGCCGAGCACATCAAGATGGCGGCAGGCGTGAGTCCGAAGTGGAGCATCAACGGATTCCGCGACGAGAACTCGAACACCGCCGACGGGCGGCCGTCGACACGTGACCTCTTCGGGTTCCGTGAGGGGGCGGGGAATCCGGATCCCCGAGACACTGAGCTGATGGACCGGCTCGTCTGGGTGCAGCCGGGCGGGGACGAGCCGGCTTGGGCGGTCGGTGGCACGTATCAAGTCGTGCGGCTGATCCGGTTCGCGCCGTCGTTGTGGGATGCGGAGTCGGTGGCGCGGCAGGAAGCGGTGATCGGCCGGCGGAGGAGTGACGGGGCGCCGCTGGGGCAAGCGGGGGAGACCGCGGCGTTCGACTACGCGAATGACCAGAGTGGACAGACGATCGCGCTGGACGCGCACATCCGGCGGGCCAACCCCCGGACGCCGGGCACCGAAGAACATCGCATCCTGCGCCGCGGGTACTCCTACCGTCTGGACGGCGCGGAGCGTGACGAAGGGCTGGTCTTCATTTGCTTTCAGCAAGACCTGGAACGGGGGTTCGCCACCGTGCAGCGGCGCTTGAGCGGGCAGGCGCTCGACAAATACGTCCTGCCGTTCGGCGGTGGCTACTTCTTCGTGCTGCCCGGCGCGTCCGGGCGGGACGGTGACCACCTGGGCAAGGCGCTCCTTGCCGCCGCCGACGCCTGA
- a CDS encoding MarR family transcriptional regulator: MEEHPEFTLAVRNLVLAGERFRARASRRHGLSPSALTTLASLRLAGPQSPTELAALLEITTASMTELLDKLSHLGLITRLPHPRDRRMLRIELTDAGTARITGILDEFATRLEPIAEQLNLRQRTAIMQFVQAASTRLLDPEPEPHDDIAS, encoded by the coding sequence ATGGAAGAGCACCCGGAGTTCACCCTGGCGGTGCGGAACCTCGTGCTGGCGGGCGAACGGTTCCGGGCCCGCGCCAGTCGCCGGCATGGACTGAGCCCCAGCGCCCTGACCACTCTCGCCTCGCTGCGGCTGGCAGGCCCGCAAAGCCCGACCGAACTCGCCGCGCTGCTCGAAATCACCACCGCGTCGATGACCGAACTGCTCGACAAGCTCAGTCACCTCGGCCTGATCACGCGCTTGCCGCACCCCCGAGACCGCCGGATGCTGCGCATCGAACTCACCGACGCCGGCACCGCGCGGATCACCGGCATCCTCGACGAGTTCGCCACCCGGCTCGAACCCATCGCCGAACAGCTCAACCTGCGCCAGCGCACCGCGATCATGCAGTTCGTTCAGGCGGCCAGCACCCGCCTGCTCGACCCCGAACCCGAACCGCACGACGACATCGCCTCGTGA